One part of the Equus asinus isolate D_3611 breed Donkey chromosome 6, EquAss-T2T_v2, whole genome shotgun sequence genome encodes these proteins:
- the WBP1 gene encoding WW domain-binding protein 1 isoform X1 gives MARASSGNDSEEAWGALRMPQQQSPAASSLEGAIWRRAGTQTRALDAILYHPQQSHLLRELCPGVNNQPYLCESGHCCGETGCCTYYYELWWFWLLWTVLILFSCCCAFRHRRAKLRLQQQQRQREINLLAYHGACHGAGPVPTGSLLDLRLFSAFKPPAYEDVVHRPGTPPPPYTAASSCPLTASSDCTCCSSASSCPVHCEGTNVEGVSSYQSVPHHQEGEPGAGGSPAPVPPSCRYRHLTGDSGIELCPCPDSSESEPVKEARASATLPDLEDHAPCVVPLDPISQVSPVGLASSQGDIP, from the exons ATGGCTCGGGCCAGCAGCGGGAACGACAGCGAGGAGGCCTGGGGGGCACTTCGGATGCCACAACAGCAG AGTCCGGCAGCGTCTTCTCTTGAGGGAGCAATTTGGAGAAGAGCTGGAACCCAGACTCGCGCCCTGGATGCCATCCTTTATCATCCACAGCAATCCCATCTG CTTCGAGAGCTGTGCCCAGGAGTGAACAACCAGCCCTACCTCTGTGAGAGTGGTCACTGCTGCGGGGAGACTGGCTGCTGCACCTACTATTATGAGCTCTGGT GGTTCTGGCTGCTCTGGACTGTCCTCATCCTCTTTAGCTGCTGTTGCGCCTTCCGCCATCGACGTGCTAAACTCCGGCTGCAGCAACAGCAGCGGCAGCGTGAGATCAACTTGTTGGCCTATCACGGGgcgtgccatggggctggccctgtcccTACCGGTTCACTGCTTGACCTTC GCCTCTTCAGCGCCTTCAAACCCCCAGCCTATGAGGATGTGGTTCACCGCCCTGGCACACCGCCACCTCCTTACACTGCAGCCTCAAGCTGCCCCTTGACTGCTTCCAGTGACTGCACCTGCTGCTCCTCTGCTTCTAGCTGCCCTGTCCACTGCGAGGGAACAAATGTGGAAGGTGTTTCCTCCTACCAGAGTGTCCCCCATCATCAGGAGGGTGAGCCTGGGGCAGGGGGGAGCCCTGCCCCTGTACCACCCTCTTGCCGCTATCGCCACCTGACTGGTGACTCGGGTATTGAGCTCTGCCCTTGTCCAGACTCCAGTGAGAGCGAGCCAGTCAAGGAGGCTAGGGCTAGTGCCACCCTGCCAGATCTGGAGGACCACGCCCCTTGTGTAGTGCCTCTGGATCCCATATCCCAGGTCTCTCCTGTGGGGCTGGCTTCCAGTCAAGGGGACATCCCATAA
- the MRPL53 gene encoding large ribosomal subunit protein mL53 — translation MAAGLARLGLRSVKQVRVQFCPFEKDVESTRTFLQAVSSEKVRSTNLNCAVIADVRHDGSEPCVDVLFGDGHRLVMRGAHLTAREMLTAFASHIQARSAQASSAAGSGDKPGAGTGS, via the exons ATGGCGGCGGGCTTGGCTCGGCTCGGGCTGCGGTCTGTCAAGCAGGTTCGGGTTCAATTCTGCCCCTTCGAGAAGGACGTGGAGTCGACGAG GACCTTCCTCCAGGCGGTGAGCAGCGAGAAGGTGCGCTCCACCAACCTCAACTGCGCGGTGATTGCGGACGTGCGGCACGACGGCTCCGAACCCTGCGTGGACGTGCTTTTCG GAGACGGGCATCGCCTGGTGATGCGCGGCGCCCACCTCACCGCCCGGGAAATGCTCACTGCCTTCGCCTCCCACATCCAGGCCAGGAGCGCCCAGGCCAGTAGCGCGGCGGGGAGCGGGGACAAGCCAGGCGCTGGGACCGGGTCCTGA
- the WBP1 gene encoding WW domain-binding protein 1 isoform X3, which yields MPSFIIHSNPIWLGALLWLRELCPGVNNQPYLCESGHCCGETGCCTYYYELWWFWLLWTVLILFSCCCAFRHRRAKLRLQQQQRQREINLLAYHGACHGAGPVPTGSLLDLRLFSAFKPPAYEDVVHRPGTPPPPYTAASSCPLTASSDCTCCSSASSCPVHCEGTNVEGVSSYQSVPHHQEGEPGAGGSPAPVPPSCRYRHLTGDSGIELCPCPDSSESEPVKEARASATLPDLEDHAPCVVPLDPISQVSPVGLASSQGDIP from the exons ATGCCATCCTTTATCATCCACAGCAATCCCATCTGGTTGGGAGCACTGCTCTGG CTTCGAGAGCTGTGCCCAGGAGTGAACAACCAGCCCTACCTCTGTGAGAGTGGTCACTGCTGCGGGGAGACTGGCTGCTGCACCTACTATTATGAGCTCTGGT GGTTCTGGCTGCTCTGGACTGTCCTCATCCTCTTTAGCTGCTGTTGCGCCTTCCGCCATCGACGTGCTAAACTCCGGCTGCAGCAACAGCAGCGGCAGCGTGAGATCAACTTGTTGGCCTATCACGGGgcgtgccatggggctggccctgtcccTACCGGTTCACTGCTTGACCTTC GCCTCTTCAGCGCCTTCAAACCCCCAGCCTATGAGGATGTGGTTCACCGCCCTGGCACACCGCCACCTCCTTACACTGCAGCCTCAAGCTGCCCCTTGACTGCTTCCAGTGACTGCACCTGCTGCTCCTCTGCTTCTAGCTGCCCTGTCCACTGCGAGGGAACAAATGTGGAAGGTGTTTCCTCCTACCAGAGTGTCCCCCATCATCAGGAGGGTGAGCCTGGGGCAGGGGGGAGCCCTGCCCCTGTACCACCCTCTTGCCGCTATCGCCACCTGACTGGTGACTCGGGTATTGAGCTCTGCCCTTGTCCAGACTCCAGTGAGAGCGAGCCAGTCAAGGAGGCTAGGGCTAGTGCCACCCTGCCAGATCTGGAGGACCACGCCCCTTGTGTAGTGCCTCTGGATCCCATATCCCAGGTCTCTCCTGTGGGGCTGGCTTCCAGTCAAGGGGACATCCCATAA
- the CCDC142 gene encoding coiled-coil domain-containing protein 142 isoform X1, giving the protein MARASRSGGLLPPLATVPPLWAHPEVAGEEQWERRRTGALGGNVRGYPELPVAGSIPYLAPRPGGAPGGQPWWAAQADAGEHHEVGAADWRREPVAGCRIPPALQRLWAVLLRLHREREQLLQARDCARHLQAAVRLLRILSPGAPSPGPGPLHQLCRDLLPHPSRGANLRTGLRETPEQLLLARLVGLAAQRLDAAIEMELRALGRAPASPGLSSQLADLLLALPAYHQLQGKAVSYFPGAARPFPTARVLRLLTEERGCLVAGQLHEALRGSGLRDQLQSRCHEERELLPGLLGLMGGVAGSASSGLGLGGAGALWSQYWTLLWAACAQSLDLSLGPWRDPRAAARQLSQALGQASLPQECEKELASLCDNLFHQSVIWSWDQGFCQALGSAGGGQSSLPASSHTTELLQQLFPPLLDALREPKSGLLLCQPPGPAPLALGLCTLQTTLLWFWGRAQQHLAAWAPGSFLLLIQKDLPPLLREAEALSTLASEESLALEVEQQLGLEIRKLAVQIQLLPEESLSLFSQECHKQATQSFQLYMPRGRYWRHRLCPELPSIPSEYARLVVRTVLEPVLQGLQGLPPQAQAPALGQALTAILGAWLDHILTHKIRFSLQGALQLRQDFGVVRKLLEEEQWGLSPELRQTLLMLSIFQQLDGALLCLLQQPLPKTRVHRFCCACNEVQTTELPSGSLNSLESLEPPLRPEGPPTQTAQRLSTLWGGGPSPEAYLVGNQQAWLALRQNQRRRWHLPFLSCLGTSSES; this is encoded by the exons ATGGCCCGGGCGTCTCGCTCTGGTGGCCTTCTGCCTCCGCTTGCTACCGTGCCGCCGTTGTGGGCGCACCCCGAGGTCGCTGGAGAGGAGCAGTGGGAGAGAAGGCGGACAGGCGCTCTCGGCGGGAACGTTCGGGGCTACCCGGAGTTGCCGGTTGCCGGGAGCATCCCCTACCTGGCCCCGCGGCCCGGCGGAGCTCCGGGGGGCCAGCCGTGGTGGGCGGCGCAGGCGGACGCGGGAGAGCACCATGAGGTTGGCGCCGCGGACTGGCGGCGGGAGCCGGTAGCGGGCTGCCGGATTCCTCCTGCACTGCAGCGCCTCTGGGCCGTGTTGCTGCGGCTGCACCGCGAGCGGGAGCAGCTCCTCCAGGCCCGGGACTGCGCCCGCCACCTCCAGGCCGCCGTGCGCCTCCTGAGGATCCTGAGTCCCGGCGCGCCatcccccggccccggccccttGCATCAGCTGTGCCGCGACCTGCTGCCGCACCCTTCCAGAGGGGCCAACCTGCGAACCGGCCTTCGGGAGACTCCCGAGCAGCTACTGCTGGCGCGCCTGGTCGGATTAGCTGCCCAACGCCTAGATGCTGCCATCGAGATGGAGCTTCGCGCTCTGGGCCGGGCGCCCGCCAGCCCGGGCCTGTCGTCCCAACTCGCCGACCTGCTGCTGGCGCTTCCCGCCTACCACCAGCTACAGGGAAAAGCCGTGAGCTACTTCCCAGGGGCAGCGCGCCCTTTCCCCACGGCCCGTGTGCTCCGCCTCCTGACGGAGGAGCGGGGTTGCCTGGTAGCAGGTCAGCTGCACGAGGCGCTCAGGGGATCGGGCTTGCGGGACCAGCTTCAAAGCCGGTGCCATGAGGAGCGAGAGCTGCTGCCAGGGCTCCTGGGCCTGATGGGGGGCGTGGCGGGTTCAGCCAGCAGTGGACTGGGGCTTGGAGGGGCTGGAGCCCTGTGGAGCCAATACTGGACCCTGCTGTGGGCAGCCTGTGCTCAGAGTCTGGACCTAAGTCTAGGACCCTGGAGGGACCCCAGGGCAGCGGCACGACAGCTGAGTCAGGCACTGGGTCAGG CATCCCTGCCTCAGGAGTGTGAGAAGGAGCTGGCTTCTTTGTGTGATAACCTATTTCATCAGTCTGTTATCTGGAGCTGGGACCAAG GCTTCTGCCAGGCTTTGGGATCTGCTGGTGGAGGTCAGAGCAGCCTTCCTGCATCTTCTCACACCACTGAGCTTTTGCAAcagctcttccctcctctcctggaTGCTCTTCGAGAACCCAAGTCAGGGCTGCTCCTCTGTCAGCCTCCAG GTCCTGCACCCCTTGCCCTAGGGCTCTGTACCCTGCAGACCACCTTGCTCTGGTTTTGGGGAAGAGCTCAACAGCATCTGGCAGCATGGGCCCCAGGTTCCTTCCTGCTCCTGATCCAGAAGGACTTACCT CCTCTATTGCGTGAGGCAGAAGCTCTGTCTACCCTGGCCTCAGAGGAAAGCTTGGCCCTGGAGGTGGAGCAGCAGCTGGGCCTAGAGATCCGGAAGCTGGCTGTGCAGATTCAG CTTCTGCCTGAAGAGTCGCTAAGTCTCTTTTCCCAAGAATGTCATAAACAAGCTACACAGAGCTTTCAACTCTACATGCCACGGGGTCGGTACTGGCGGCATCGTCTCTGTCCTG AACTACCCAGCATTCCTAGTGAGTATGCTAGGTTGGTGGTCCGTACTGTACTGGAGCCTGTGTTGCAAGGATTGCAAGGATTGCCACCTCAAGCCCAGGCCCCTGCCCTCGGCCAGGCGCTGACTGCCATCTTGGGTGCCTGGCTTGACCATATCCTCACCCATAAGATCCGGTTCag CCTGCAGGGGGCGCTGCAGCTCAGACAAGACTTTGGAGTGGTCCGGAAgttgctggaggaggagcagtGGGGCCTGTCCCCTGAACTTCGCCAGACCCTGCTCATGCTCAGCATCTTCCAGCAGCTGGATGGGGCCCTGCTGTGCCTACTGCAGCAGCCCCTGCCCAAGACTCGAGTCCACAGGTTTTGCT GTGCATGTAATGAGGTCCAGACCACGGAATTGCCCAGCGGCAGCCTCAATAGCCTGGAGAGCTTGGAGCCCCCTCTTCGGCCTGAAGGACCCCCAACCCAGACAGCTCAGCGGCTAAGCACACTGTGGGGAGGGGGACCCAGCCCTGAGGCTTACCTGGTGGGAAATCAGCAGGCCTGGCTTGCCCTGAGGCAAAACCAGCGCCGGCGTTGGCActtgccttttctttcctgcctGGGGACCAGTTCTGAATCCTAA
- the MOGS gene encoding mannosyl-oligosaccharide glucosidase, protein MARGERRRRGAPADGARTAERAARGGPARRDARGGGARGAAVVAALAVGVLCLALGLSGSWLLAWHRARRAVTLHSAPPALPPDSSSPAVAPDLFWGTYRPHVYFGMKTRSPQPLLTGLMWAQQGATPGTPKLRHTCEQGDGVGPYGWEFHDGLSFGRQHIQDGALRLTTEFVKRPGGQHGGDWSWRVTVEPQASDTSALPLVSLFFYVVTDGKEVLVPEPVAKGQLKFISGHTSELGDFRFTILAPTSPGDTAPKYGSYNVFWTSNPGLPLLTEMVKSRLNSWFQHRPPGASPERYLGLPGSLKWEDRGPSGQGQGQGQFLIQQVTVKVPFSMELVFESGSARVGGRQALEQLAGSLLTQALESHAEAFRERFENTFQLKEKGLSPEEQALGWAALSGLLGGIGYFYGQGLVLPDMGVEGSEQKVDPALFPPVPLFTAVPSRSFFPRGFLWDEGFHQLLVQRWDPRLTREALGHWLGLLNADGWIGREQVLGDEARARVPPEFLVQRAAHANPPTLLLPVAHMLESGDPANIDFLRRAFPRLHAWFSWLHQSQAGPVPLSYRWRGRDPALPTLLNPKTLPSGLDDYPRASHPSATERHLDLRCWVALGARVLVRLAKQLGEAEAVAELGPLAASLEAAESLDELHWAPELGVFADFGNHTKAVQLKPRPPQGLVRVVGRPHPHLQYVDALGYVSLFPLLLRLLDPNSSRLGPLLDVLADSRHLWSPFGLRSLAASSPFYGQRNSEHDPPYWRGAVWLNVNYLALGALHHYGHLKGPHQARAAKLHSELRANVVGNVRRQYQATGFLWEQYSDRDGRGMGCRPFHGWTSLVLLVMAEDY, encoded by the exons ATGGCTCGGGGCGAGCGGCGGCGCCGCGGAGCACCAGCAGACGGAGCGCGGACAGCTGAGAGGGCGGCTCGGGGCGGTCCAGCACGACGGGACGCCCGGGGCGGCGGGGCCCGGGGCGCGGCCGTGGTAGCGGCTCTGGCCGTCGGGGTCCTGTGTCTGGCCCTGGGCCTGTCGGGAAGCTGGCTGCTGGCGTGGCACCGTGCGCGGCGGGCCGTCACGCTGCACTCCGCGCCCCCGGCGCTGCCTCCCGACTCTTCCAGCCCCGCCGTGGCCCCGGACCTCTTCTGGGGCACCTACCGCCCTCACGTCTACTTCGGCATGAAGACCCGCAGCCCGCAGCCACTCCTCACCG GATTGATGTGGGCGCAGCAGGGCGCCACCCCAGGGACCCCTAAACTCAGGCACACGTGTGAGCAGGGGGACGGCGTGGGTCCCTATGGCTGGGAGTTCCACGACGGTCTCTCCTTCGGGCGGCAACACATCCAGGATGGGGCCTTACGGCTCACCACTGAGTTCGTCAAGAGGCCTGGGGGTCAGCACGGAGGGGACTGGAGCTGGAGAGTGACTGTAGAGCCTCAG GCCTCAGATACCTCTGCCCTCCCTTTGGTGTCCCTGTTCTTCTatgtggtgacagatggcaagGAAGTCCTAGTACCAGAGCCTGTGGCCAAAGGGCAGTTGAAGTTCATCAGTGGGCACACCAGTGAACTTGGTGACTTCCGCTTTACAATTCTGGCACCAACCAGTCCAGGGGATACTGCCCCCAAATATGGCAG CTACAATGTCTTCTGGACCTCCAATCCAGGACTTCCCTTGCTGACAGAGATGGTGAAGAGTCGCCTAAATAGCTGGTTTCAGCATCGGCCCCCAGGGGCCTCCCCTGAACGCTACCTTGGCTTGCCAGGATCTCTGAAGTGGGAAGACAGAGGCCCAAGTGGGCAAGGACAGGGACAAGGGCAATTCTTGATACAACAGGTGACGGTGAAAGTCCCTTTTTCCATGGAGTTGGTGTTTGAATCAGGCAGTGCCCGGGTAGGAGGAAGGCAAGCCCTGGAGCAGCTGGCAGGCAGCCTGCTGACCCAGGCCCTGGAGAGCCATGCTGAAGCCTTTAGAGAGCGCTTTGAGAACACCTTCCAGCTGAAGGAGAAGGGCCTGAGCCCTGAGGAGCAGGCTTTGGGTTGGGCTGCCCTGAGCGGCCTCCTTGGTGGGATTGGCTATTTCTATGGACAGGGGCTGGTGTTGCCAGATATGGGGGTTGAGGGGTCTGAGCAGAAGGTGGACCCAGCCCTCTTTCCACCTGTCCCTCTTTTCACAGCAGTGCCCTCTCGGTCATTCTTCCCACGAGGCTTCCTTTGGGATGAGGGCTTTCACCAGCTGCTGGTCCAGCGGTGGGATCCCCGCCTCACTCGGGAGGCCCTAGGCCACTGGCTGGGGCTGCTCAATGCTGATGGCTGGATTGGGCGGGAGCAGGTGCTGGGGGATGAGGCCCGAGCCCGGGTGCCCCCAGAATTCCTGGTGCAACGGGCGGCCCATGCCAACCCCCCAACCCTGCTTTTGCCTGTAGCCCACATGCTAGAGAGTGGTGACCCTGCCAACATTGACTTCCTCCGCAGGGCCTTTCCTCGCCTGCATGCTTGGTTCTCCTGGCTCCATCAGAGCCAGGCAGGGCCAGTGCCACTATCTTATCGCTGGCGGGGCCGGGACCCAGCCTTGCCCACCCTATTGAACCCCAAGACGCTGCCTTCAGGGCTGGATGACTATCCCCGGGCTTCACACCCTTCAGCCACTGAGCGGCACCTGGACCTGCGGTGCTGGGTGGCACTGGGTGCCCGTGTGCTGGTGCGGCTGGCAAAGCAGCTGGGAGAGGCTGAGGCAGTGGCAGAACTGGGTCCTCTGGCTGCCTCACTGGAGGCAGCAGAGAGCCTGGATGAGCTGCACTGGGCCCCAGAGCTAGGAGTCTTTGCAGACTTTGGGAACCACACAAAAGCAGTGCAACTGAAGCCTCGGCCCCCTCAGGGGCTGGTGCGAGTGGTGGGCCGGCCCCACCCTCACTTACAGTATGTGGATGCCTTGGGTTATGTCAGTCTTTTCCCCTTGCTGCTGCGGCTGCTGGACCCCAATTCATCCCGCCTTGGGCCCCTGCTGGATGTTCTAGCTGACAGCCGCCATCTCTGGAGCCCCTTTGGTTTGCGCTCCCTTGCAGCCTCCAGCCCCTTTTATGGCCAGCGCAATTCAGAGCATGATCCCCCCTACTGGCGGGGTGCTGTGTGGCTCAACGTCAACTACCTAGCCTTGGGGGCTCTCCACCATTATGGGCATCTGAAGGGTCCCCACCAGGCCCGGGCTGCCAAGCTCCACAGTGAGCTCCGTGCCAACGTGGTGGGCAATGTGAGGCGGCAGTACCAGGCCACGGGTTTCCTGTGGGAGCAGTACAGTGACCGGGATGGGCGGGGCATGGGCTGCCGCCCTTTCCACGGCTGGACCAGCCTTGTCCTACTGGTCATGGCTGAAGACTACTGA
- the WBP1 gene encoding WW domain-binding protein 1 isoform X2 — translation MARASSGNDSEEAWGALRMPQQQLRELCPGVNNQPYLCESGHCCGETGCCTYYYELWWFWLLWTVLILFSCCCAFRHRRAKLRLQQQQRQREINLLAYHGACHGAGPVPTGSLLDLRLFSAFKPPAYEDVVHRPGTPPPPYTAASSCPLTASSDCTCCSSASSCPVHCEGTNVEGVSSYQSVPHHQEGEPGAGGSPAPVPPSCRYRHLTGDSGIELCPCPDSSESEPVKEARASATLPDLEDHAPCVVPLDPISQVSPVGLASSQGDIP, via the exons ATGGCTCGGGCCAGCAGCGGGAACGACAGCGAGGAGGCCTGGGGGGCACTTCGGATGCCACAACAGCAG CTTCGAGAGCTGTGCCCAGGAGTGAACAACCAGCCCTACCTCTGTGAGAGTGGTCACTGCTGCGGGGAGACTGGCTGCTGCACCTACTATTATGAGCTCTGGT GGTTCTGGCTGCTCTGGACTGTCCTCATCCTCTTTAGCTGCTGTTGCGCCTTCCGCCATCGACGTGCTAAACTCCGGCTGCAGCAACAGCAGCGGCAGCGTGAGATCAACTTGTTGGCCTATCACGGGgcgtgccatggggctggccctgtcccTACCGGTTCACTGCTTGACCTTC GCCTCTTCAGCGCCTTCAAACCCCCAGCCTATGAGGATGTGGTTCACCGCCCTGGCACACCGCCACCTCCTTACACTGCAGCCTCAAGCTGCCCCTTGACTGCTTCCAGTGACTGCACCTGCTGCTCCTCTGCTTCTAGCTGCCCTGTCCACTGCGAGGGAACAAATGTGGAAGGTGTTTCCTCCTACCAGAGTGTCCCCCATCATCAGGAGGGTGAGCCTGGGGCAGGGGGGAGCCCTGCCCCTGTACCACCCTCTTGCCGCTATCGCCACCTGACTGGTGACTCGGGTATTGAGCTCTGCCCTTGTCCAGACTCCAGTGAGAGCGAGCCAGTCAAGGAGGCTAGGGCTAGTGCCACCCTGCCAGATCTGGAGGACCACGCCCCTTGTGTAGTGCCTCTGGATCCCATATCCCAGGTCTCTCCTGTGGGGCTGGCTTCCAGTCAAGGGGACATCCCATAA
- the CCDC142 gene encoding coiled-coil domain-containing protein 142 isoform X2, producing MARASRSGGLLPPLATVPPLWAHPEVAGEEQWERRRTGALGGNVRGYPELPVAGSIPYLAPRPGGAPGGQPWWAAQADAGEHHEVGAADWRREPVAGCRIPPALQRLWAVLLRLHREREQLLQARDCARHLQAAVRLLRILSPGAPSPGPGPLHQLCRDLLPHPSRGANLRTGLRETPEQLLLARLVGLAAQRLDAAIEMELRALGRAPASPGLSSQLADLLLALPAYHQLQGKAVSYFPGAARPFPTARVLRLLTEERGCLVAGQLHEALRGSGLRDQLQSRCHEERELLPGLLGLMGGVAGSASSGLGLGGAGALWSQYWTLLWAACAQSLDLSLGPWRDPRAAARQLSQALGQGFCQALGSAGGGQSSLPASSHTTELLQQLFPPLLDALREPKSGLLLCQPPGPAPLALGLCTLQTTLLWFWGRAQQHLAAWAPGSFLLLIQKDLPPLLREAEALSTLASEESLALEVEQQLGLEIRKLAVQIQLLPEESLSLFSQECHKQATQSFQLYMPRGRYWRHRLCPELPSIPSEYARLVVRTVLEPVLQGLQGLPPQAQAPALGQALTAILGAWLDHILTHKIRFSLQGALQLRQDFGVVRKLLEEEQWGLSPELRQTLLMLSIFQQLDGALLCLLQQPLPKTRVHRFCCACNEVQTTELPSGSLNSLESLEPPLRPEGPPTQTAQRLSTLWGGGPSPEAYLVGNQQAWLALRQNQRRRWHLPFLSCLGTSSES from the exons ATGGCCCGGGCGTCTCGCTCTGGTGGCCTTCTGCCTCCGCTTGCTACCGTGCCGCCGTTGTGGGCGCACCCCGAGGTCGCTGGAGAGGAGCAGTGGGAGAGAAGGCGGACAGGCGCTCTCGGCGGGAACGTTCGGGGCTACCCGGAGTTGCCGGTTGCCGGGAGCATCCCCTACCTGGCCCCGCGGCCCGGCGGAGCTCCGGGGGGCCAGCCGTGGTGGGCGGCGCAGGCGGACGCGGGAGAGCACCATGAGGTTGGCGCCGCGGACTGGCGGCGGGAGCCGGTAGCGGGCTGCCGGATTCCTCCTGCACTGCAGCGCCTCTGGGCCGTGTTGCTGCGGCTGCACCGCGAGCGGGAGCAGCTCCTCCAGGCCCGGGACTGCGCCCGCCACCTCCAGGCCGCCGTGCGCCTCCTGAGGATCCTGAGTCCCGGCGCGCCatcccccggccccggccccttGCATCAGCTGTGCCGCGACCTGCTGCCGCACCCTTCCAGAGGGGCCAACCTGCGAACCGGCCTTCGGGAGACTCCCGAGCAGCTACTGCTGGCGCGCCTGGTCGGATTAGCTGCCCAACGCCTAGATGCTGCCATCGAGATGGAGCTTCGCGCTCTGGGCCGGGCGCCCGCCAGCCCGGGCCTGTCGTCCCAACTCGCCGACCTGCTGCTGGCGCTTCCCGCCTACCACCAGCTACAGGGAAAAGCCGTGAGCTACTTCCCAGGGGCAGCGCGCCCTTTCCCCACGGCCCGTGTGCTCCGCCTCCTGACGGAGGAGCGGGGTTGCCTGGTAGCAGGTCAGCTGCACGAGGCGCTCAGGGGATCGGGCTTGCGGGACCAGCTTCAAAGCCGGTGCCATGAGGAGCGAGAGCTGCTGCCAGGGCTCCTGGGCCTGATGGGGGGCGTGGCGGGTTCAGCCAGCAGTGGACTGGGGCTTGGAGGGGCTGGAGCCCTGTGGAGCCAATACTGGACCCTGCTGTGGGCAGCCTGTGCTCAGAGTCTGGACCTAAGTCTAGGACCCTGGAGGGACCCCAGGGCAGCGGCACGACAGCTGAGTCAGGCACTGGGTCAGG GCTTCTGCCAGGCTTTGGGATCTGCTGGTGGAGGTCAGAGCAGCCTTCCTGCATCTTCTCACACCACTGAGCTTTTGCAAcagctcttccctcctctcctggaTGCTCTTCGAGAACCCAAGTCAGGGCTGCTCCTCTGTCAGCCTCCAG GTCCTGCACCCCTTGCCCTAGGGCTCTGTACCCTGCAGACCACCTTGCTCTGGTTTTGGGGAAGAGCTCAACAGCATCTGGCAGCATGGGCCCCAGGTTCCTTCCTGCTCCTGATCCAGAAGGACTTACCT CCTCTATTGCGTGAGGCAGAAGCTCTGTCTACCCTGGCCTCAGAGGAAAGCTTGGCCCTGGAGGTGGAGCAGCAGCTGGGCCTAGAGATCCGGAAGCTGGCTGTGCAGATTCAG CTTCTGCCTGAAGAGTCGCTAAGTCTCTTTTCCCAAGAATGTCATAAACAAGCTACACAGAGCTTTCAACTCTACATGCCACGGGGTCGGTACTGGCGGCATCGTCTCTGTCCTG AACTACCCAGCATTCCTAGTGAGTATGCTAGGTTGGTGGTCCGTACTGTACTGGAGCCTGTGTTGCAAGGATTGCAAGGATTGCCACCTCAAGCCCAGGCCCCTGCCCTCGGCCAGGCGCTGACTGCCATCTTGGGTGCCTGGCTTGACCATATCCTCACCCATAAGATCCGGTTCag CCTGCAGGGGGCGCTGCAGCTCAGACAAGACTTTGGAGTGGTCCGGAAgttgctggaggaggagcagtGGGGCCTGTCCCCTGAACTTCGCCAGACCCTGCTCATGCTCAGCATCTTCCAGCAGCTGGATGGGGCCCTGCTGTGCCTACTGCAGCAGCCCCTGCCCAAGACTCGAGTCCACAGGTTTTGCT GTGCATGTAATGAGGTCCAGACCACGGAATTGCCCAGCGGCAGCCTCAATAGCCTGGAGAGCTTGGAGCCCCCTCTTCGGCCTGAAGGACCCCCAACCCAGACAGCTCAGCGGCTAAGCACACTGTGGGGAGGGGGACCCAGCCCTGAGGCTTACCTGGTGGGAAATCAGCAGGCCTGGCTTGCCCTGAGGCAAAACCAGCGCCGGCGTTGGCActtgccttttctttcctgcctGGGGACCAGTTCTGAATCCTAA